One Amycolatopsis sp. NBC_00355 genomic window carries:
- a CDS encoding discoidin domain-containing protein — protein sequence MSPFRLRPFARLAPPIAVVVLLPSAIAAATTQADVLLSQGKPVATSTVESASLNGDKAVDGSTQTRWASAVSADPQWLRVDLGQPSSIHQVKLTWEAAYAKKYRIEVSDDGTQFTTVTTVDNGDGKTDDLTGLQAHGRFLRFVGVTRATKYGYSLWELQAYGTPDSAGDTQAPSTPAGLAATTTTATSAGLSWNAATDNVGVTGYDVLRDGQVVATSATRSYTDTGLAPDTSYTYGVRARDAAGNVSAASAPVTVKTKAGSGNGFILAAAGDIAERCTASDSSCVHVKTAKLVEQMNPAAVITMGDNQYDDAHLSDFKAYYDKTWGKFKNITHPIPGNHESYDDTKFKGYEDYFGAIAKPQGKRYYSWEMGNWHFIALDSNDFVTHDEFAEPPQLTWLKQDLAANKKGCVAAYYHHPRWSSGDHGDNKDSVELWNIMTANKVDLVLNGHDHDYERFVPQNADGKADANGPVEIVGGSGGANLYDLSPAHATTAKLLKTFGVLKLSMTDTSFQTQLIGVDGKVLDSSPTYTCH from the coding sequence GTGTCACCCTTCCGCCTTCGTCCCTTCGCCCGGCTGGCGCCGCCGATCGCCGTCGTCGTCCTGCTGCCGTCCGCGATCGCCGCCGCCACCACCCAAGCCGATGTCCTGCTCTCCCAAGGGAAACCGGTGGCGACGTCCACCGTCGAAAGTGCGTCGCTCAACGGCGACAAAGCGGTCGACGGCAGCACGCAGACCCGGTGGGCCAGCGCCGTCAGCGCCGATCCGCAGTGGCTGCGGGTCGACCTCGGGCAACCGTCCAGCATCCACCAGGTCAAGCTCACCTGGGAAGCCGCCTACGCCAAGAAGTACCGGATCGAGGTCTCCGACGACGGCACGCAGTTCACCACCGTCACGACCGTCGACAACGGCGACGGCAAGACCGACGACCTCACCGGACTCCAAGCACACGGCCGTTTCCTGCGCTTCGTCGGTGTCACGCGCGCCACGAAGTACGGCTACTCGCTCTGGGAACTGCAGGCCTACGGCACGCCCGACTCCGCCGGCGACACCCAGGCGCCGAGCACGCCGGCCGGGCTCGCGGCCACGACCACGACGGCCACCAGCGCCGGGCTGAGCTGGAACGCCGCGACCGACAACGTCGGTGTCACCGGGTACGACGTCCTGCGCGACGGACAGGTCGTCGCCACCAGTGCCACGCGGTCCTACACCGACACCGGGCTCGCGCCGGACACCAGCTACACCTACGGCGTCCGGGCCCGGGACGCCGCGGGCAACGTCTCGGCCGCGAGCGCGCCCGTCACCGTCAAGACCAAAGCGGGCAGTGGCAACGGTTTCATCCTCGCCGCCGCCGGGGACATCGCCGAGCGCTGCACGGCGAGCGACTCGAGCTGCGTCCACGTCAAGACCGCGAAACTCGTCGAGCAGATGAACCCCGCCGCGGTGATCACCATGGGGGACAACCAGTACGACGACGCCCACCTGTCCGACTTCAAAGCCTACTACGACAAGACCTGGGGCAAGTTCAAGAACATCACCCACCCCATCCCGGGCAACCACGAGTCGTACGACGACACCAAGTTCAAGGGCTACGAGGACTACTTCGGCGCCATCGCGAAGCCCCAGGGAAAGCGTTACTACAGCTGGGAAATGGGCAACTGGCACTTCATCGCCCTCGACTCCAACGACTTCGTCACCCACGACGAGTTCGCCGAGCCGCCGCAGCTCACCTGGCTGAAGCAGGACCTGGCCGCCAACAAGAAGGGCTGTGTCGCCGCGTACTACCACCACCCGCGGTGGAGCTCCGGTGACCACGGCGACAACAAGGACAGCGTCGAGCTGTGGAACATCATGACGGCGAACAAGGTCGACCTCGTCCTCAACGGCCATGACCACGACTACGAGCGGTTCGTCCCGCAGAACGCCGACGGCAAGGCCGACGCCAACGGTCCGGTCGAGATCGTCGGCGGTTCGGGTGGCGCGAACCTCTACGACCTGAGCCCGGCGCACGCGACGACCGCCAAGCTGCTGAAGACCTTCGGCGTCCTGAAGCTGTCCATGACGGACACGTCGTTCCAGACGCAGCTGATCGGCGTCGACGGCAAGGTCCTCGACAGCAGCCCGACCTACACCTGCCACTAG
- a CDS encoding MFS transporter codes for MYIAASRTSDLAAGTDRKPALKRVSANVVALGMVSLVTDVSSEMVTAVLPLYLVLGLGLNPLQFGLLDGLYAGATALVRVLGGHLADRWRRLKAVAGFGYGLSAVCKLGLVAAGSSVAAIGVVLAADRTGKGVRTAPRDALISLSSEPGTLGRSFGVHRALDTVGAFLGPLVAMAVLALSLGSYTSVFFTSFCVAAIAVLLLALFVRDRPGTVDRAAVSLRAAAGLLRDADFRRVTLWAAVLGLVTVGDSFVYLVLQRRWEIAATYFPLLPLGTAGVYLLLAVPLGRLADRFGRWPVFLGGHAALCLALGLLCGPAAPVLAVVALGLHGLFYAATDGVLMAAAGPLIPRDLRATGMAVVQTGQAGARMVSSVLFGLAWTLWDLRPAVLVAAGCLVAVVLAAAFAKPVRP; via the coding sequence ATGTACATCGCGGCAAGCCGTACCTCGGACCTCGCGGCCGGGACCGACCGGAAACCCGCGCTCAAACGGGTGTCCGCCAACGTCGTGGCGCTGGGCATGGTCAGCCTGGTCACCGACGTCTCCTCGGAGATGGTGACCGCTGTCCTCCCGCTCTACCTGGTGCTCGGCCTCGGCCTGAACCCGTTGCAGTTCGGGTTGCTCGACGGCCTCTACGCCGGTGCCACCGCTCTCGTACGGGTGCTCGGCGGGCACCTCGCCGACCGGTGGCGGCGGCTCAAGGCGGTCGCCGGGTTCGGGTACGGCCTGTCCGCGGTGTGCAAGCTCGGCCTGGTGGCGGCCGGTTCTTCGGTCGCCGCGATCGGTGTCGTCCTCGCCGCCGACCGCACCGGCAAGGGGGTGCGCACCGCGCCGCGCGACGCGCTGATCTCCCTGAGCAGCGAGCCCGGCACGCTCGGCCGGTCGTTCGGGGTGCACCGCGCGCTCGACACCGTCGGCGCGTTCCTCGGCCCGCTCGTCGCGATGGCGGTGCTCGCGCTGAGTCTCGGCAGCTACACGAGCGTGTTCTTCACCAGCTTCTGCGTTGCCGCGATCGCCGTGCTGCTGCTGGCCCTGTTCGTCCGTGACCGGCCCGGCACGGTGGATCGCGCCGCCGTGTCGCTGCGGGCCGCGGCGGGTCTTCTGCGCGACGCGGACTTCCGGCGCGTCACGCTCTGGGCCGCGGTGCTGGGCCTGGTGACCGTCGGCGACTCGTTCGTCTACCTCGTGCTGCAGCGGCGCTGGGAGATCGCGGCGACGTACTTCCCGCTCCTGCCGCTGGGCACCGCCGGGGTGTACCTCCTGCTGGCCGTCCCGCTCGGCAGGCTGGCGGACCGGTTCGGGCGGTGGCCGGTGTTCCTCGGCGGGCACGCCGCCCTGTGCCTGGCCCTCGGCCTGCTCTGCGGGCCTGCCGCGCCGGTGCTCGCCGTGGTCGCGCTCGGCCTCCACGGGCTGTTCTACGCGGCCACCGACGGCGTCCTCATGGCCGCGGCCGGCCCGCTCATCCCGCGTGATCTCCGGGCGACCGGGATGGCCGTCGTGCAGACCGGGCAGGCCGGGGCGCGGATGGTCTCGTCCGTCCTCTTCGGACTCGCCTGGACGCTCTGGGACCTGCGGCCGGCGGTGCTCGTCGCCGCGGGCTGCCTGGTGGCCGTCGTCCTCGCTGCCGCGTTCGCGAAGCCGGTGCGGCCGTGA
- a CDS encoding TetR/AcrR family transcriptional regulator produces MRTRLSTEQRREQLLTIGAGLFAKRPYDEVWIEEVAEIAQVSRGLLYHYFPTKKDFFAEIVRGQRDQLLAMSEPDPALPVTEQLRAGLDVYLEFARTHPDGYRIVHRAMGGEDGEIRQIREAGMAANASRILDAVSLLTTVTDTTRLAVRGWLAFVAAMILDWLDQPKVTQEELRDLCVRTLFAAVDVTP; encoded by the coding sequence ATGCGGACGAGGCTGAGCACCGAACAGCGGCGCGAACAGCTCCTGACGATCGGCGCCGGGCTGTTCGCGAAACGGCCGTACGACGAGGTCTGGATCGAAGAGGTCGCCGAGATCGCCCAGGTCTCCCGCGGCCTGCTCTACCATTACTTCCCGACCAAGAAGGACTTCTTCGCCGAGATCGTCCGCGGCCAGCGCGACCAGCTGCTGGCGATGAGCGAGCCCGACCCGGCGCTGCCGGTGACCGAGCAGCTGCGGGCCGGACTCGACGTCTACCTCGAGTTCGCGCGCACGCACCCGGACGGCTACCGGATCGTGCACCGCGCGATGGGCGGCGAAGACGGCGAGATCCGGCAGATCCGCGAAGCCGGGATGGCCGCGAACGCGTCACGCATCCTGGACGCCGTCAGCCTGCTGACCACGGTCACGGACACGACCCGGCTGGCCGTCCGCGGCTGGCTGGCGTTCGTCGCGGCGATGATCCTCGATTGGCTCGACCAGCCGAAGGTCACCCAGGAGGAGCTGCGCGACCTGTGTGTGCGGACGCTGTTCGCGGCGGTGGACGTCACCCCGTGA